Proteins encoded by one window of Xenopus tropicalis strain Nigerian chromosome 6, UCB_Xtro_10.0, whole genome shotgun sequence:
- the LOC101732587 gene encoding zinc finger protein 436-like: MPLTLSVPVSARVLPQLLVLRPSVPWLQELVTFEDVAVYFSEEEWECLAEWQKELYKEVMMHNFELVTSLGLLIRRDNWADLESETFHAPQKRSAGEPELHIIIKEEEEVDVSLSPESDCQDYSFLGPDFGVSPGYLPDSDSHAASQRRFFPPLPSPGAQSQDRRGSVDRPFSCPDCHRSFIRKSHLTSHQRTHRGERPYPCEVCGKRFHYRHHLVGHQRIHTGEKLFSCEHCGIQFNHKGNYQTHQRLHTGERPFSCDLCGKSFNRKADLITHCRVHTGERPFACADCDKSFSRKQHLVTHRRRHTGETPFPCDQCEQRFAQRKALLRHQEAAHSAERPHSCTECGKGFACRSHLLTHQRAHQSGGSSCGAGGKPFSCDQCRKSFVAQPHLTAHQKMHSRAPGERPYTCADCGKGFSSRQYLSRHQKIHTGERPFRCNVCGDSFIQKPNLERHKGIHSGQRPFPCLVCGGSFYKKHNLVRHQRIHTGERLHFSCKVSQPLAQTPPLPEEEGFQAEAQLAGSPCKNPCCTHAGGHTEH, from the exons ATGCCATTAACTCtctcagtgccagtgagtgcccGGGTGCTTCCCCAGCTCTTGGTACTGAGACCCTCGGTCCCTTGGTTACAGGAGTTGGTGACATTTGAGGATGTGGCCGTGTATTTCTCCGAGGAGGAGTGGGAATGTTTAGCCGAGTGGCAGAAGGAGCTGTACAAGGAGGTCATGATGCACAACTTCGAGCTTGTAACGTCGCTGG GGCTGCTGATACGGAGAGACAACTGGGCTGATTTGGAGTCGGAGACTTTTCATGCCCCCCAGAAAAGAAGTGCAG GGGAGCCGGAGCTGCACATTATCATaaaggaggaggaagaggtgGATGTGAGCCTCTCGCCTGAATCCGACTGTCAGGACTACAGCTTCCTGG GGCCAGATTTCGGGGTGTCCCCCGGGTACCTGCCGGACTCCGATTCCCATGCTGCGTCTCAGAGGCGGTTCTTCCCGCCCCTCCCCTCCCCGGGggcccaatcccaggacagacgGGGGTCGGTAGACCGGCCATTCTCCTGCCCCGACTGCCACCGCAGTTTCATCCGCAAGTCGCACCTGACGAGCCACCAGCGCACACACCGGGGGGAGCGGCCCTACCCCTGCGAGGTCTGCGGCAAGCGCTTCCACTACCGGCACCACCTGGTGGGGCACCAGCGcatccacacgggggagaagctGTTCTCCTGCGAGCACTGCGGCATTCAGTTCAACCACAAGGGCAACTACCAGACGCACCAGCGCCTCCACACCGGCGAGCGCCCCTTCTCCTGCGACCTGTGCGGCAAGAGCTTCAACCGCAAGGCCGACCTCATCACGCACTGCCGCGTCCACACCGGGGAGCGGCCCTTCGCTTGCGCCGACTGCGACAAGAGCTTCAGCCGCAAGCAGCACCTGGTCACCCACCGGCGGCGCCATACGGGCGAGACGCCCTTCCCATGTGACCAGTGCGAGCAGCGCTTCGCCCAGCGCAAGGCCCTACTCAGGCACCAGGAAGCCGCCCATTCGGCCGAGCGGCCCCACAGCTGCACCGAGTGCGGCAAAGGCTTCGCCTGTCGCTCCCACCTCCTCACCCACCAGCGGGCGCATCAGAGCGGGGGCAGCAGCTGCGGGGCGGGCGGGAAGCCCTTCTCCTGCGACCAATGCCGGAAAAGCTTTGTGGCGCAGCCTCACCTTACGGCGCATCAGAAAATGCACTCGCGGGCGCCCGGGGAGCGGCCCTATACCTGCGCCGACTGCGGCAAAGGCTTCAGCAGCCGCCAGTACCTGAGCCGCCACCAGAAGATCCACACGGGGGAGCGGCCCTTCCGCTGTAACGTCTGCGGGGACAGCTTCATACAGAAGCCCAACCTGGAGCGCCACAAGGGCATCCACAGCGGGCAGCGCCCCTTCCCCTGCTTGGTGTGCGGGGGCAGTTTCTACAAGAAGCACAACCTGGTGCGGCACCAGCGCATCCACACCGGCGAGCGCCTGCACTTCAGCTGCAAAGTGTCCCAGCCCCTGGCACAGACTCCGCCCCTTCCGGAAGAGGAGGGGTTTCAGGCGGAAGCGCAGCTGGCAGGGAGCCCCTGTAAGAACCCCTGTTGTACCCACGCCGGGGGGCACACTGAGCACTGA